Sequence from the Hemiscyllium ocellatum isolate sHemOce1 chromosome 42, sHemOce1.pat.X.cur, whole genome shotgun sequence genome:
CTGTTCTTTTGTACTGGTGATGAATCCTCAATGAAAGGCACTTCAGATTTGGTTCCCAGGAAGTGTTGCAGCTTCTTCGCTATCTTTCGGGCATGGCTTTCATTCATGTTGCTGCAGGAATCATAGTGGCTAAAGCAGTTCCTATCTCTGTTGTAACATAGCAAGCTCCAATGAGACCCACCAGCCGCCTGCACAGAGTTGTCATTGACTGCAAGGAAGACCAAGCTTTTCTGTGCCAGTGTTAGTGGCTCCAGGAAGATTGCCAACTCCTCCTGGCTGGCCATGCATTTAATAAGCTGAGTAACTTCAGGGCTGATGAAGCAGGCTCTGTCTGAGAGTTCCTTGTACTGTTCAGCGGCAAAGTATtcaaaggcaaatgcaatgatgtggtcatTGAGCCAGTTGGGTGGGTTGAGGAGTGAGAGATCTGAGCGTCGGATTAAGCTGTCATGGTAGCTCAGTATTACTGGGTCCATGCTGCTCCTGCAAACAAACAAGAAACTtcagatacaaaaacaaaattctagagatgctggaaatctgaaataaaaacagaaaaggttAGAACTACTCAGCAGGtttgcagcacctgtggagagagaacagaattaatgttttaggtCTATGAAGTTTTGTCAGAACTGAGTCtagccacggtggcacagtggttagcactgctgcctcacagcacctgagacccgggttcaattcccgactcaggtgactgactgtgtggagtttgcacgttctccccgtgtctgcgtgggtttcctccgggtgctccggtttcctcccacagtccaaagatgtgcgggtcaggtgaattggccatgctaaattgcccgtagtgttaggtaaggggtaaatgtaggggtatgggtgggtttcgcttcggcgggtcggtgtggacttgttgggccgaagggcctgtttccacactgtaagtctaatctaatctaatctaatctaaagttagaAATGTAATAAGTTTTGAGCATGTGAAGGGAGAAGGgggagaagaagaagaaaaaggaaggcctttgataggCTGGCAATCAACAATGAGACTTCAGTATTGTAATAGAGGAACAAGGCACCATTGGAGGTACTATCTTACAGATTGGTCTTGAAGATAAAGCCCTGTCCAGCTTCACAGATGAATGTAAAATATCTCATGGCTCTATTTTGAAGTAGACTGGggagttctccctgtgtcctgCTCAATATTGATCCCTTAAATGACATTACCAAAACAGAGACTTTGCTCTGTGGAAA
This genomic interval carries:
- the senp8 gene encoding sentrin-specific protease 8, encoding MDPVILSYHDSLIRRSDLSLLNPPNWLNDHIIAFAFEYFAAEQYKELSDRACFISPEVTQLIKCMASQEELAIFLEPLTLAQKSLVFLAVNDNSVQAAGGSHWSLLCYNRDRNCFSHYDSCSNMNESHARKIAKKLQHFLGTKSEVPFIEDSSPVQKNSYDCGMYVMCTTEALCEQYLRKDHRPPVVVVTPVYITQKRISWKKLIEQLSKK